One genomic region from Sphingobacterium multivorum encodes:
- a CDS encoding beta-L-arabinofuranosidase domain-containing protein encodes MKRYTIYFVAILTIFIKTTAIAVAQSGDQILDGIGETGMVARYVFDGDFKDWSRNGLHGKFQGTKASFVPDKQFTKVLSLAGGKDDFVVLPPQVLNDLESISITGWIYLRAAQSGQYLFDFGQDIARHFAGTPTGTAQQNGYMGIIAPKKTDVKNAVSSAVPLNKWVHLAIVVDIASGAMQTYLDGMPAGEVKNIPQELAEVFGQTGSKRTLYIGKSLLGGSVSLNALLHDFRIYRVPLNRNQIGMVYRNALNGVREDITSKGKAEDDLPRFPMNKAELYNAFLTGVTDVTVETEVGELPRLPSYVAGTYKDGMVGPKVRVLWPAPTDNSAVSQQTAYTVTGRVPGTDLKPKAIITVKGKVMSNLPNLKLEAFHLDQVSLNTDVKHHQTKFIENRNKFIDTLAKSDPNSFLYMFRHAFGQKQPAGAQPLEVWDSQDIKLRGHATGHYLTAIAQAYASTGYDKALQSKFMGKMDTMVNVLYALSKLSGAPRQEKEAGQAYVADPAAVPYGPGKSAYDSDLSDEGIRTDYWNWGLGFISAYPPDQFIMLEHGAKYGGQKNQIWAPYYTLHKILAGLMDVYEVSGNKKALQIAQGMGNWVYTRLNQVPTDTLIKMWNTYIAGEFGGMNEVMARLYRITGEENYLKTARLFDNIDMFYGSAAHAHGLAKNVDTFRGLHANQHIPQIVGSMELYRVSNEPEYYKIADNFWYKATNDYMYSIGGVAGARNPANAECFISEPATLYENGFSAGGQNETCATYNMLKLTSDLFMFDQRTELMDYYERGLYNHILASVAENSPANTYHVPLRAGSIKQFGNADMKGFTCCNGTAIESSTKLQNTIYFRSKDDQALYVNLYIPSTLHWTERGISVEQQTSFPKADQTSLKIKGNGKFELHVRVPSWATKGFFVAINGVDQKIKAEPGTYLTLNRSWKDGDVITLKMPFQFHLEPVMDQPNIASLFYGPILLAAQEPAARKDWRKVTLNANDIATSIKGNPETLEFYIDDVLYKPFYDTYGRHSVYLDVSLK; translated from the coding sequence ATGAAAAGATATACGATATATTTTGTAGCAATTCTTACGATTTTTATCAAAACAACAGCTATAGCTGTGGCACAGAGTGGAGATCAGATCTTGGACGGTATTGGTGAGACAGGCATGGTAGCCCGTTATGTCTTTGATGGGGATTTTAAGGATTGGTCGCGCAATGGATTACACGGTAAATTTCAGGGCACAAAAGCTTCGTTTGTGCCAGATAAGCAATTTACAAAGGTGCTGTCTCTGGCAGGAGGAAAGGATGATTTTGTCGTACTTCCACCGCAAGTGCTCAATGATCTCGAGTCGATCAGTATAACAGGCTGGATATACTTACGTGCCGCGCAGTCTGGCCAGTATTTATTCGATTTTGGACAAGACATCGCCCGGCATTTTGCTGGAACACCAACGGGGACAGCGCAGCAAAATGGCTACATGGGGATAATCGCCCCAAAGAAGACCGACGTAAAAAATGCAGTCTCTTCGGCTGTGCCATTAAACAAATGGGTGCATCTGGCCATTGTGGTTGACATAGCTTCAGGGGCTATGCAAACCTATTTGGATGGTATGCCTGCTGGAGAGGTTAAAAATATCCCACAGGAGTTGGCTGAAGTTTTTGGACAGACGGGTAGTAAGAGGACTTTATACATCGGAAAATCCCTGTTGGGGGGCAGTGTAAGTTTAAATGCACTGTTGCATGATTTTCGCATTTATCGTGTGCCATTGAATCGAAACCAGATCGGCATGGTATACAGAAATGCATTGAACGGTGTTCGTGAAGATATTACTTCTAAGGGTAAGGCTGAGGATGACTTACCGCGATTTCCAATGAACAAAGCAGAGCTTTATAATGCCTTTTTAACGGGGGTAACAGACGTGACCGTGGAAACGGAGGTTGGTGAGCTGCCCCGATTGCCGAGTTATGTCGCCGGAACCTATAAAGACGGTATGGTAGGACCGAAAGTGCGTGTGTTGTGGCCTGCACCAACCGACAATAGTGCCGTCTCGCAGCAAACAGCTTACACAGTCACGGGGCGTGTTCCCGGGACTGATCTGAAACCGAAAGCCATCATTACAGTTAAAGGGAAGGTAATGTCCAACCTGCCTAACTTAAAATTGGAAGCATTTCATTTGGATCAGGTTTCCCTTAATACGGATGTAAAGCATCATCAAACGAAGTTTATTGAAAATCGGAATAAATTCATTGATACATTGGCAAAATCGGATCCCAATTCATTCCTCTATATGTTTCGTCATGCGTTTGGGCAGAAGCAACCGGCAGGTGCGCAGCCCTTGGAAGTGTGGGACAGTCAAGATATCAAACTACGGGGTCATGCTACAGGACATTACCTGACGGCAATTGCACAGGCGTATGCGAGTACAGGGTATGATAAAGCGCTCCAGTCAAAATTTATGGGAAAGATGGATACCATGGTCAACGTGCTTTATGCCTTGTCAAAGTTGTCGGGCGCACCGAGGCAAGAGAAAGAAGCGGGGCAGGCTTATGTCGCAGATCCTGCTGCGGTACCTTATGGTCCCGGTAAATCGGCTTATGATTCTGACCTGAGTGACGAAGGAATCCGCACTGATTATTGGAACTGGGGGCTAGGTTTTATCAGCGCCTATCCCCCGGATCAGTTTATTATGCTCGAGCATGGCGCAAAATATGGCGGGCAGAAGAACCAAATTTGGGCTCCTTATTATACCCTGCATAAGATCTTGGCCGGCCTGATGGATGTTTATGAGGTAAGTGGAAATAAAAAAGCATTGCAGATCGCTCAGGGAATGGGCAATTGGGTGTATACGCGTTTAAATCAAGTCCCGACCGACACACTGATCAAAATGTGGAATACTTATATAGCCGGCGAATTTGGCGGGATGAATGAAGTGATGGCAAGGTTATATCGTATAACGGGTGAAGAGAACTATTTAAAAACCGCCCGTTTATTTGACAATATTGATATGTTCTACGGCAGTGCAGCGCATGCACATGGACTGGCCAAAAATGTAGATACTTTTAGAGGGCTACATGCCAATCAGCATATACCTCAAATTGTGGGCAGTATGGAGCTATATCGGGTGTCCAATGAGCCTGAGTATTATAAAATAGCGGATAATTTTTGGTATAAAGCCACCAACGATTATATGTATAGTATCGGTGGTGTGGCTGGGGCAAGAAATCCGGCCAATGCAGAATGTTTTATTAGCGAGCCGGCGACATTATATGAAAATGGATTTTCTGCAGGCGGACAGAACGAAACCTGCGCAACCTATAACATGCTGAAATTGACAAGTGACCTGTTTATGTTCGATCAACGCACAGAGCTAATGGATTATTATGAACGTGGATTATACAATCATATCTTAGCTTCTGTTGCAGAAAATAGTCCAGCAAATACCTATCATGTGCCTTTACGCGCGGGATCTATCAAGCAGTTTGGAAATGCTGATATGAAAGGCTTTACCTGCTGCAACGGTACGGCTATTGAGAGCAGTACCAAATTGCAGAATACGATCTATTTTAGGAGCAAGGATGATCAGGCGCTGTATGTCAATCTGTATATTCCTTCTACTTTACATTGGACGGAACGCGGAATCAGCGTCGAGCAACAAACAAGTTTCCCGAAAGCGGATCAAACATCGCTTAAGATAAAGGGGAATGGCAAATTTGAACTTCATGTGCGGGTGCCAAGCTGGGCAACAAAGGGATTTTTTGTTGCAATCAATGGTGTCGATCAAAAAATCAAGGCTGAGCCGGGAACTTACCTGACCTTAAACCGTAGCTGGAAAGATGGCGATGTGATCACTCTTAAAATGCCATTTCAGTTTCATCTGGAGCCAGTTATGGATCAGCCCAATATTGCCAGCCTATTTTATGGGCCGATCTTATTGGCAGCCCAGGAACCTGCAGCAAGAAAAGACTGGCGTAAAGTAACCTTAAACGCCAACGATATTGCTACGTCGATTAAAGGGAATCCCGAAACATTGGAATTTTATATTGATGATGTGCTTTATAAACCGTTTTATGATACCTACGGACGTCATTCGGTTTACCTGGATGTCAGTTTAAAATAG
- a CDS encoding response regulator transcription factor, translated as MKVLLIEDEEDLREIVKASLIKEEYTVETAGDYRAALEKVAVYDYDCILLDIMLPGGNGLQILGQLKNEGKSDNVIIISAKDSLDDKLKGLELGADDYLTKPFHIAELNARIKAVLRRKQREGRHTLEMGNIVLDLNERCLFIRQEPVPLNRKEFDMLNYFLLNKNRLVSKSALAEHVWGDNTDQADNLDFIYSQIKNLRKKFLANHADVDFEAVYGIGYKFVEK; from the coding sequence ATGAAAGTGCTCCTAATTGAAGATGAAGAAGATTTAAGGGAAATAGTCAAAGCGTCATTAATCAAAGAAGAATATACGGTAGAAACCGCCGGAGATTACCGGGCAGCACTTGAAAAGGTTGCGGTATATGACTACGATTGTATATTGCTCGACATCATGCTGCCTGGAGGAAATGGTCTGCAGATCCTCGGTCAGCTCAAAAATGAAGGTAAGTCCGATAATGTAATTATTATCTCGGCAAAGGATTCTTTGGATGATAAGCTAAAGGGACTCGAGCTTGGAGCCGATGACTATTTGACAAAACCCTTTCACATTGCAGAGCTGAACGCACGAATTAAAGCTGTGCTGCGAAGGAAACAACGGGAAGGTAGGCATACGTTGGAAATGGGCAACATCGTGTTGGACCTCAATGAACGCTGCTTATTCATTAGGCAGGAGCCCGTACCGTTAAATAGGAAGGAGTTTGATATGCTCAACTACTTCTTATTGAACAAAAATAGACTGGTTAGCAAAAGTGCACTGGCAGAACATGTATGGGGTGATAATACGGACCAGGCGGATAATCTTGATTTCATCTATTCACAAATAAAAAACTTACGCAAAAAATTCTTGGCTAATCATGCTGATGTGGATTTCGAAGCGGTGTACGGAATCGGTTATAAATTTGTCGAAAAATGA
- a CDS encoding sensor histidine kinase, whose product MKLANQTLKYLSISVLVVIALWSTLFYLFMLEVIHDNIDEELENQKRLIIQELSSNPTVAPDLEFGVNNYKVRQISEEQALKMQNVYKDTMLYMQDDDDPEPELEPVRMLTTAFEHQGHYYELSIINSMIEESDLIKNLFYSVVILFILLVISIVSINKVVIQRLWGPLYTFLDQLTRFRLGKTKEKPAMDTQIQEFKDLELAVSTLIRHNEESYEQQKQFIGNASHELQTPLAIMINKLEIMAETEGLNQEQAETVAAVLATAERLVRLNKSLLLLSKIENKQFLHNADLPFNALVLNIVAELEAIAAFKKVSINVVQEDQLNVQMDSALANIVVSNLLRNALFHNKLGGEVNIRITNKGLTVSNTSTHAALDANLVFSRFYKSDAASKGTGLGLAIVQAICHLYGFVIVYQYENNQHSFQVNMFP is encoded by the coding sequence ATGAAATTAGCCAACCAAACACTAAAGTATCTTTCGATCTCTGTGCTGGTGGTCATCGCGCTCTGGTCAACCCTGTTTTATTTATTTATGCTGGAGGTAATCCACGATAATATCGACGAGGAACTCGAAAACCAAAAACGGCTCATTATCCAGGAGCTTTCCAGCAATCCCACTGTAGCTCCAGATTTGGAGTTTGGGGTAAATAACTATAAGGTACGCCAGATCTCCGAAGAGCAAGCCCTTAAGATGCAAAACGTTTATAAGGACACCATGTTGTATATGCAGGACGATGATGATCCCGAACCGGAACTGGAACCCGTCCGAATGTTGACGACAGCATTCGAACATCAAGGACATTATTATGAACTTTCGATCATCAACTCGATGATCGAAGAAAGTGATCTGATCAAGAATCTCTTCTATTCCGTTGTTATTTTATTTATTCTGTTGGTCATCAGTATCGTATCCATCAATAAAGTCGTAATACAACGTTTATGGGGACCATTATATACTTTCTTGGATCAGTTGACACGATTCCGTTTGGGCAAAACCAAGGAGAAGCCTGCTATGGATACGCAGATACAGGAATTTAAAGATCTCGAGCTAGCTGTGTCTACTTTAATTCGCCATAACGAAGAAAGCTATGAACAGCAAAAACAGTTCATTGGCAATGCTTCGCATGAATTACAGACACCGTTGGCCATTATGATCAATAAATTGGAGATAATGGCGGAGACGGAGGGGCTAAACCAGGAACAGGCGGAGACTGTGGCAGCGGTATTAGCAACTGCCGAGCGGCTTGTTCGCCTCAATAAATCCTTGTTGCTGTTGAGTAAAATTGAGAATAAACAATTTTTGCACAACGCGGATCTTCCGTTCAATGCCCTTGTGCTGAATATTGTGGCGGAGTTGGAGGCTATTGCTGCGTTTAAAAAGGTCAGTATAAATGTTGTTCAAGAAGATCAGCTGAACGTGCAAATGGACAGTGCTTTGGCCAATATCGTTGTGTCAAATCTCCTGCGGAATGCGTTGTTCCACAATAAATTGGGGGGTGAGGTGAATATCCGTATTACGAACAAAGGACTGACCGTGTCCAATACGAGTACACATGCCGCCTTGGATGCTAACCTGGTATTTTCCCGTTTTTATAAGTCAGATGCAGCATCCAAAGGTACTGGCTTGGGGCTGGCCATTGTGCAGGCCATCTGTCACCTCTATGGTTTTGTAATCGTCTACCAGTACGAAAATAACCAGCATAGCTTTCAGGTAAATATGTTCCCTTAG
- a CDS encoding PepSY-like domain-containing protein has translation MNCKLIWSAFVLALTTTGAIAQDIPQSQVPAVVVNSFQQKFPKAKKVEWEVKGNVYEVEFETGLFGTDQEAWFQPNGKVLRYKTEISKKELPKSVLDRVKRDFPGYRIEDSKKITAEQKVSYAFEVKNGKEEWKLVLDPQGNVLTKVRD, from the coding sequence ATGAATTGTAAATTAATCTGGAGTGCATTCGTGCTTGCACTGACGACAACGGGAGCTATTGCGCAAGATATACCACAAAGTCAAGTGCCCGCTGTGGTGGTGAACAGTTTTCAACAGAAATTTCCAAAAGCCAAAAAAGTGGAGTGGGAGGTGAAAGGTAATGTGTATGAAGTGGAGTTTGAAACGGGCTTATTTGGTACAGACCAGGAAGCTTGGTTTCAACCTAACGGAAAAGTTTTGCGGTATAAAACTGAAATCAGCAAAAAAGAATTGCCGAAGAGTGTGCTGGACCGGGTGAAGAGAGATTTTCCGGGCTATCGCATTGAAGACTCAAAAAAGATTACAGCTGAGCAGAAAGTGAGTTATGCGTTTGAAGTGAAAAATGGAAAAGAAGAGTGGAAGCTGGTACTCGATCCACAGGGAAATGTGCTGACGAAGGTAAGGGACTAA
- a CDS encoding DUF4625 domain-containing protein: MKTRNIRFFFLLSTILFGFLSSCKKDNEEIPALAKPQISALEIGSGNNKTVQAGSDLHLEGDILAEALIAKIEIEVHQEGSGQYKFTKAYTDGKYIGVKNATFHEHIDVPADAPAGAYHFHFTVTDKAGNTTTIESPLTIQGTDAKVAYKLIFTEVAGEAHGDHFHDLADKEKVEPIVISFDEKGTALAGGHAHLHPAGIYKIELKQFDASSKEIQGQYIVNKATADYYKAFLTGGSFVLNPNSSTGSGAIFQTKEATYGDGSAVNGATETTGITTYFTAGKDNEGEKNVVFVLRKFNDATTKAKVTRADWNSSEYAAKFAGQDLIKLSFELHAEEGED, from the coding sequence ATGAAAACTAGAAACATTCGCTTCTTCTTCCTGTTAAGTACAATTCTTTTCGGTTTTTTATCATCCTGTAAGAAAGATAACGAGGAAATTCCAGCACTTGCAAAACCCCAGATCAGCGCACTCGAAATCGGCAGTGGCAATAACAAAACTGTTCAGGCGGGATCAGACCTTCATCTTGAAGGTGATATTCTTGCCGAAGCACTCATTGCTAAGATCGAAATAGAGGTTCATCAGGAAGGTAGTGGTCAATATAAGTTCACAAAAGCCTATACGGATGGAAAATACATTGGTGTAAAAAATGCGACATTTCATGAACACATTGATGTTCCGGCGGATGCACCCGCAGGAGCCTATCATTTTCATTTTACAGTAACCGACAAAGCCGGAAATACAACTACAATAGAATCGCCATTAACCATACAAGGTACAGATGCCAAAGTTGCCTATAAGCTTATATTTACTGAAGTAGCCGGCGAAGCCCATGGAGACCATTTCCATGATCTTGCCGACAAAGAAAAGGTAGAACCAATTGTTATCAGCTTTGATGAGAAGGGAACAGCATTGGCTGGAGGACATGCTCACCTCCATCCCGCAGGTATCTATAAAATTGAATTAAAACAATTTGATGCTTCTTCAAAAGAAATCCAGGGGCAATACATTGTCAATAAAGCAACAGCAGACTACTATAAGGCGTTCCTTACAGGTGGTTCTTTTGTTTTAAATCCGAATAGCAGTACAGGAAGCGGAGCAATCTTTCAAACGAAAGAGGCGACCTACGGTGATGGCTCTGCAGTCAATGGAGCAACGGAGACAACAGGAATCACCACGTACTTTACAGCAGGAAAAGATAATGAAGGCGAAAAAAATGTAGTCTTTGTACTTCGCAAGTTTAACGATGCAACCACAAAAGCAAAAGTTACCCGTGCTGACTGGAACTCTTCGGAATATGCCGCTAAGTTTGCTGGTCAGGATCTCATAAAGCTATCTTTTGAACTCCACGCAGAGGAAGGAGAAGATTAG